A single Longimicrobiaceae bacterium DNA region contains:
- a CDS encoding type 1 glutamine amidotransferase domain-containing protein, whose translation MSKPNLKGLRVAVLAADGVEQVELTSPREKLEDHGAEVEVISLRSGSIRAMNLLKPGKKIRVAHTVFTADPDRYDALLLPGGFASPDFLRQSEQVLDFVRRFDRHGKPIAVICHGPWVLVSAGLVRGRRLTSWPGLQDDVRNAGGTREDEAVVRDGNWVSSRGPQDVRKFNRAMLELFADEAPFTDLHEGGSAMSLGGLVASGLALAAIGYGLRQWQGGEPGDAGHRYERGDDVRGTRAAPSRYAEANVAL comes from the coding sequence ATGTCGAAACCGAACCTGAAGGGGCTGCGCGTCGCCGTGCTTGCGGCGGACGGAGTGGAGCAGGTGGAGCTGACCAGCCCGCGTGAGAAGCTGGAGGACCACGGCGCCGAGGTGGAGGTGATCTCCCTGCGCTCCGGCTCCATCCGGGCCATGAACCTGCTGAAGCCCGGGAAGAAGATCAGAGTGGCCCACACGGTCTTCACCGCCGACCCCGACCGCTACGACGCCCTGCTCCTCCCGGGAGGCTTCGCCAGCCCGGACTTCCTGCGGCAGAGCGAGCAGGTGCTGGACTTCGTCCGCCGGTTCGACCGCCACGGCAAGCCCATCGCCGTGATCTGCCACGGCCCCTGGGTGCTCGTCTCCGCGGGGCTGGTGCGCGGGCGGCGGCTCACCTCCTGGCCGGGTCTCCAGGACGACGTCCGCAATGCCGGGGGGACCCGGGAGGACGAAGCGGTCGTGCGCGACGGCAACTGGGTGTCCAGCCGCGGCCCGCAGGACGTCCGGAAGTTCAACCGGGCCATGCTGGAGCTGTTCGCGGACGAGGCGCCGTTCACCGACCTGCACGAGGGCGGCTCCGCGATGTCGCTGGGCGGGCTGGTGGCGAGCGGGCTCGCCCTGGCCGCCATCGGCTACGGCCTGCGCCAGTGGCAGGGCGGCGAGCCGGGGGACGCCGGGCACCGCTACGAGCGGGGCGACGACGTCCGCGGCACGCGCGCCGCCCCCTCCCGATACGCGGAAGCGAACGTCGCGCTCTGA